Genomic window (Musa acuminata AAA Group cultivar baxijiao chromosome BXJ1-9, Cavendish_Baxijiao_AAA, whole genome shotgun sequence):
AGAAATATGGAACAATAGGTCTTCTTTCCCAAGAGTGTCAATCCCAATTATGATGGCATGGTTAGGATAGGATGTAAAAGAATTATACTGACTACCTACCTGTAAATTCTAACAtccaaataaactataaattctGTAGCAttcgagataaaaaaaaaaaactataagcaTGGCATCAAAAGGCATCCATTGAGTAGAAGCATAAATGTGTAGTTGGTCCCCTCTTTTAACATTAGATAAAAGAGGGAAAGGACACAACCCGGGGGGCCGCAACATTCTTAATGATGCAGGAAACCATGGAAATCTGTGTTCCTATATACAACATCAGCAGTAATAGTAACAATATTAACTGATCTTGTTTACTCGATATGACACAATAGTCATATGGTCTTTTCTATATTAATGTGCTAATGATAAAGCACAGATGACATGCTAACATGTATATAATGCATCAAATCGATTCAGGTAACTTTTAATTGGTTATTATTGATTGATATATAGGTTATTATTAATACATTTCACTTGTATTAATTTTAATACAAGTGATTAAGTGAAAGaaagaaattatttcataaattgtCAGATTCTAATCTGGTTTGGCCCATAAATTATTGGTCGGGGATCCATCAACAGCCAGACTAGAATCTGACTGTTTATGAAAAATTCTTTCCTTTTTACATATAGAATTTCTTGTCACAGTATCACTTAATCACTTGTATTAAAACTAATAACACAAATATATGTAAGATCTAATTGCATCATGTCACCTGACATAAAGATCGTTTCTTTTACAAATGATGATGTGCTTgctcaagaaaaaaaataaatatccaaAGCAAGGTCCgtcatatcgtaccgtaccggagtttcgacccgggctcggtacggtaccagtgtaccggacggtacatcagggcgtaccgaacggtataccctaGTGTACCGATACTATAGCACTGCAACGGTACAGGACGGTCCGCATACCAAGtacctggcggaccggtacgtaccgcccgatacggtcggtacgcttcggtacgacAGGCACTGATCCAAAGCACTTGACACGACCAAAGCTTCCTCTTTCCTTTATATGTCGAAAATACAAAAGCATCTAAAGCACAAATACAATCAAAGCATCATTTTCCTGTGCATGATGCATCaactaagaataaaaaataaatatgatatgCCTAATTGAATAATGAGATGTGTCCATTAAGATGCATTCACTAAGAgtatcctcttcttcagatgtgaTGTGTCCATCCAAGGCAAAAAAAAATTGGAAGTGTTCGATGTGATCAAATCGTGATGCATCCATCCcaaaaaaatatctaaagcatataatataattaatatatcttATCGACGAATGATGTATCCATTGAggataaaaaaacttaaaatgtCTACCATAACTAAAGTACTctatttataataaatatatatatatatatatatatatataaattatccgATACGATAAGATCCTCTTCTTTACATGTGATACATTCATTcggaataaaatatatatatatatattcatagtgTTCAATGCAACTAATATATTAAAGCATCCaaaaatatttgatataattaaagCATTGAAAAATGTTTGATATAATTatgtaaatatttattatatatataatataaaaaaataatccaaTCAGCTAAACCTACCGCTATAGCATATAGGTTtaggaaaaatatatatttttaatataagaaatattatcttaattatttatttttttataaaataaattattttaaaagtaggaaaaaaatttaaaaatagatattttttctatcatatttgtaatttatatatttttctaaaaatcatCAAGGAAAAGAATAAATATAAGGGCATTTACGTCATTAGAAAAGCGGATATTCGCCGGCCATTATATTCCCCCATCGAATCCAACCTTagcgtctcctctctctctcacgcacGCCAAAGGACTGATCTTTGTACCGCAAAAGGTCTACAAACCATAAAAATCGTAGCTTCTGGCCGGAATGATCCCTAAACAGACCACGCCGGAGTCAGACAGCCAGGCCCCGCCGCCACTGGCCCGTGTGGCGGCGGCCGCGGCCGCGCAGGATGGGATCCAGCCGTCCTCCCCGAACTTCTTCTTTTCCTCCGCTGCCGCCGCGAACCCTTCCTTCGGCTCCCACCGCCGGATCGCCATCGCTGTCGACCTCAGCGACGAGAGCGCCTACGCCGTGAAGTGGGCCGTCCAGAACTACCTTCGTCCCGGGGACGCCGTCATACTCCTCCACGTCCGCCCCACGTCCGTCCTCTACGGCGCTGACTGGGGTTCCGTCGACCTCTCCGTCTCCGAAGAGGCTGCGGAGGAGGGCGCCGGCTCGGACGTGTCGCAGCAGAAGCTGGAGGAGGATTTCGACGCCTTCACCGCCACCAAGGCGCAGGACCTTGCGCGGCCGCTTGTGGAGGCTCAGATCCCTTTCAAGATCCACATCGTCAAGGACCACGACATGAAGGAGCGGCTCTGCCTCGAGGTGGAGCGTCTCAGTCTCAGCGCCGTGATCATGGGCAGCAGGGGCTTCGGAGCCTCGAGGAGGACTGGCAAAGGGAGGCTCGGCAGCGTCAGCGACTACTGCGTCCACCACTGCGTGTGCCCCGTGGTGGTCGTCCGCGATGAGGGGGCCGCAGCTGCAGCTGATGCTGGTGTTGTTGCAAAGGGCGCTTGTCCGTCGATGGCAAAGGGGTCGGCAGAGGGCGGAGAGCTTCACCCTGTCCCTGAAGAAGATGAGTACCATGATGCCTACATGGAGCATAAAGGTCAACTCTTACTCCGTAGAACTATTACCCTTTTCCCATATGAATGTGATCGATATTGTGCATGTTAGAAGAGTAGATAAAGGATTAAAAATGATGAATTGA
Coding sequences:
- the LOC103998872 gene encoding universal stress protein PHOS32; this encodes MIPKQTTPESDSQAPPPLARVAAAAAAQDGIQPSSPNFFFSSAAAANPSFGSHRRIAIAVDLSDESAYAVKWAVQNYLRPGDAVILLHVRPTSVLYGADWGSVDLSVSEEAAEEGAGSDVSQQKLEEDFDAFTATKAQDLARPLVEAQIPFKIHIVKDHDMKERLCLEVERLSLSAVIMGSRGFGASRRTGKGRLGSVSDYCVHHCVCPVVVVRDEGAAAAADAGVVAKGACPSMAKGSAEGGELHPVPEEDEYHDAYMEHKDT